TGCTAACCTCAATCATTTTTGAAAATGACTCATACCGAACCAGTCCGAGTGATAGTTAGATGGACCACACGCGATGAAGAAGCCATTGCCGCCATTCGCAAGCATTTTAATCTGCCCAATTATACCACGCTTAACGGCTGGACACCGGCTGAAATCAAGCCGGAAGATATGGATATGTTTGAAGAATGTGCCCGACGAGGGTTCTTTGGCATTATCCGCGAAAAATGGTGTAAAAATGGTGGCCAATATATTTTTTCATCTCGTAAATAATGGCTAACTTTACAGTATAACAAACTAAAAGTCAAACCAATAAAACCAATTATGGAAATTAGAAAAATTCCACTCTCATTGGTGTCTCCATCACCGATGAACCCTCGCAAAACATTTGACGAGGATGAGTTGCAAGAGTTGGCGGACAACATCGAGAAGCAGGGGTTACTCCAGCCTATCACCGTCAGACCCATTGCAGACAAAAAACAGTTTGCCGTTGTAGATGGCAACGCCGACTTCCACCCGAGTATGAAATCATCTGCGGAGAGCGCCGCTTCCGCGCCTTTTGCAAACTATCTGACAAGTGGCGGGAAATGGATTGTGTGGCTCCTAAGGGAGAGACATATGACCGCTTCTCTGAAATC
The DNA window shown above is from Duncaniella freteri and carries:
- a CDS encoding ParB/RepB/Spo0J family partition protein, with amino-acid sequence MEIRKIPLSLVSPSPMNPRKTFDEDELQELADNIEKQGLLQPITVRPIADKKQFAVVDGNADFHPSMKSSAESAASAPFANYLTSGGKWIVWLLRERHMTASLKSLLLCEK